In Colias croceus chromosome 8, ilColCroc2.1, the genomic window ATTGTGAAggtatttagataaataataatataggtaccttaatcttctaaaaattattgtaatttcaaTGTATTGGCAATTAGTggcataatttattatatttctttttataattacaggATAATCCAATGGAAgaagaattaaagaaaatatttgcgGATACCGACACCTTACCATACAAAATAGTTAAACCAACACCAGGTATGCCTTGATATTCTTTGACCAATTTCTTGTTTTGGTATTTTTCATGCTAAAAATAatgcttaattatttatcttttcagGTTTTTGTGTGAAAACATTCACTAAACCGGACAACAAGAAACTATTTGTCAATGTGTGTTTAACTGATGCCATACCATGTCCCCGTGACATCACAAACGAAGAGCTGATGCAGATCTTAAGTTCTGAAGACCCTTCCAGCTACAGAGTGCCAATGAGCATTGGAGAAGGCAGAATGGAACCAGACAAGTCTGGCATTCCAGCCACAGTTTATGATGTAGCCATAAACCCTGATTTCTTCACAAAAATAGAGAAAgatgatctcttccagacatTTTTCTTGACAGTTGTGTTTGAAGGCTTGCAAGATAAATACCAGTTCGAAGCAGACATGTCAAAGTATACTGTACTGAAACACAGGAAGTCCATAGGAACTCTGCAATCTCATAGGATTCAAATACGGGATGTGAAGCAGTGTGAGGAGAAAGTAAAGCCGCTGATTGAGGAAATTAAGAAACCCGTGCCAAAAGCAGAGACCCCTGCTAAGAAGGAAATAGTTTACAGGTTGAGGAGGGAACCACCAACAGGAGAGATTGAGTATTTGCTGGCTGAATTTAAGATTCCGGAATCGGTGTGtatagaattaatatttttcattattgttTAGCAGTTTGGTAaggatttttaataaaatttaacatattataaatagattgTAATTATTAGGGCTTACTTCATTTTTTCATagaatgttaaattttttttagtacTCATATATTTGATACAATACtaattttactatattatgatAAGCAATCACTCTGATGCAGATGTTGGGGCACtaactatttaattttccgtatttgtatttaatttttcaggTAAACATACAAGACCTCAACTTAGAAGTTGGCGAAGACAGAATTGTATTGGATTCAAAAGGTCTTTATGAGCCTGTGGATTTCTTCCTGCCATGCAGTGTAGATCAGGATGTCATTGATGCTCAGTTGAATAGGAATTATGATGTAAGTattgttttatagtatttttatgacaTATGAATCTAAATTGACGATAATGTTAAGTATGAGACggcaaaaattaaatgttgttgtttttgggtaaTATTACTTGCAAATTACTTTTCTGATGATGTTGTTTACATATTAAGAAtctattttaagtaattaatttgtgtttattgtaaattaaaaatttgtatttgaatTTTCTATAAATCTCTCTGGTATTTATTACCAATTGCATAGTTTTGTGATTATCTATtacttttttaacatttatttctctTTCAGATGTTATCTGTTAAAATGCCAGTCATCCACTAATTGACTGAATAAGTGTGAAATGTTTGGGCTATTATGTAtgggaaaataaaacgaatatacaatattattgagttttatttcaatcgaaacatttattttgtattgtatggTCACATTTAACTAAACTACAACAtagtatacatacatacaacgTGTACTAGGCTGattcatttcataaaaattaatactgAATAAAAAAGAGCAAACACTTAAAGacaatatgaaattattggaAATCAATTACAGGAAAACTGCCCtatgttttcataatatatatacagtGAAATTgtgatgtatttttattataaaattgcttGTATATAAGTTGCGAAGTAGTATAAAAaacgaatttttaaaattgttcatttaaaattaccaCAAAATTTTGATCGATGATGCGTCGGCATCGCTGGCAgattaaaacattataataatattcgaaCCAttgatcatcatcatcatcatcatcagcccatatacgttcccactgctgggacacgggcctcctatgagggtacaggccataatccaccacgctggccaagtgcgggttggcggatgacacatgtcgtcgaactttttaattcttcgacttgtcggtttcctcaagatgttttccttcaccgttcgagcattgataatattgattaaatattagtAACTAACATTCAGATGAGTATAAAAGTTATAAGACTAAGTAGGtagattattatcattatattattttagatcAAATAGACTAggagtatttaaaaaataactgaaCTATGAACAAAGTTTACTGTtaactttgttttaatttataaaaaattgacaAGTTGTTAATAAAGCATGAAAGgtagtaaaaataactatgtaTTACATTGTTATAATGCTgccttaattattttatattcagtttacaaaatatgtaaattataaaacaaaaatgtatctATGAAATTTATGGGTAAGTAAATATATGCAAGACTGAAGGATTCCATACCTTCACATACAAAGTatcacattaaaattattgtactaAACGCCTGCACATGGCATTGTcaacatataaattttattttataaataacctaAATATTGCAATGAACTacgtattattaataattatacgtaATAAAAGATTATAGTAACAGAAATTTCATAAATGCATGGCtctaaaattattactatatttttctTCACCAATCAAACATTCGAAATTTCCTACACAATATTTTCCACGCATATTTCCATCTCCTCAAATTTTAATTCCCTCCTACCTATCACTTTTTGCCGCCAAAACTCGAATTTTGAATTCAATAGGCCACCTTTCAACATGGTCCCGTACAAATCGAACTTACCTTCCAACACTCAATAACgtacaaaaaagacaaatttctcaaaaagtgtaaataaattagtattcAGAAATAGCCGAAACTCGAGATTCTACAGATTATACTACGTCATTCTAAATCCAACATGGCGGACCTATAAAATCACTACAGACTTATTATTAAtggataataattgaaaaacgACCGTTTCGTAATTGGAATGTTTTAGTGTTTACAATTCATCGCGAAAATACGGGCTTTTAACGCTAATACTTTCGAATTTGGCTAAGATATCGTCGTTATAATCTGACAAATGTGGTTTGAGATCGGATAGCAGTTGTGAATATTCACTAACTGGTAGATTGACTACAGCCTTGTACGGCTGGCGTtcgtttttattcaaatatatcCGCATGGAGGGGTAACTGTTGATGTACTCTTGTTGGCAGATCTGTCTGTCTATCAGGCAGTTCACTTTGCCGAAGTTTACCACGTTACTGAGATGctggaaaaataattaatgtaatacatttttattgcgatatattatgataatattaaataataactcaggccccggaatcacagacacaatagaaaatctattgtgtcttgGACCGATCGAGCCGCTTGgagctcaatgggttaaacaTTCTAGTGATAAAGACAGTTTATTGCTAAACATTGTACTGATTGAGAAATATAACATGAAATGAAAACATTAAGTAGTATAGGCAAGTACTAATTAGTCCAAGATTCATTTCTTGTGCTATTTAAACCACTAGTGTATAGTCAAAAGTCATCGTTACTTTAAGTTAGATTTTTTCAGTTTGTTCgttttaagatttaataagattttagatattaagttttaacattaatttaaataactcaCATGAGCGATGATCGCAAAGTCAGGAAACAGTTCGTAACATCTGTAGCACCTTGGTGAATGGAAGTATACAATCCACGGCTTTTCGTCACTGAAAAAGtgcattttattacaaatggTAATATGTAATcgcgtaaaataaataaaacaatgaatataaaaaaaaatatatgaataactCGAATAATCTCATAAATATGGTAATTCAAAGTAAACTCAAACTTGATAATCACTTATTACACCCAAAACCTAAAAATCTCCAAAATTATTAACCtgattctatattttttaaacagcgtatcaatatttaaaagtcCTTACCCAGTTACTCTATAGTCAAAGGTTTGCGTGTTTAATTTAACAATGGAGTCATCAAGGTGATTGAGCGCCCACTCCAATATGTAAGGTGCTTTAGATAACTGCTGCAGGGATACACTGGAAAAAAAacagaattaaattttattaaaaaaacaattctactttttatactttttctattatactttttcttttattatttatttatttatttaaattctttattgtactgccaacaaaaattacaaaaagaaaacttatACTAAAAGAAGACACAGCATagatggcggccttatcacttataagtgatttcttccaggcaaccaactAAAGATGTGATAACATAATAGAAAAAGGAGGTGGgtaaaaagtacctatacgcaaaaattatgtaatataatagttactaataaaataaaaaaaatactaataaatatactataaataatacatagaaatataatagatatcatacatataaatacgtatatacctataataattataaatacatgccataactaaaataaatacatacatttcgTAGGGTTCCGTAGTAAACTTACGAATAGAACATGAACTTGAacatgatgaaaataaaatatgtaagtaggtGAGCAGCAGTTATATGGGTGACTATCTAGCTGTTTTGCTAATACATGCCAAGGAAGTCGGAAACCCACATAGGTGTTATCTACATACGCACttgattgaaatattttttttttgtatacataattttacatacatacacaatgtattcgtatatattttttatctaaagtATCTATCTTATCTATCTGCACTTTCATACTTTTAactcaatttttaaatattgcaataataagacaattcttatattttagatgtttataaaatgaagTAGGTACTCACGTAAAATGTCGTCCCGAAGTTAAAGGATACAGTCGTAGTGTTGGCGATCGAATGTTCTGGCAGAAACCGGTTTGTTCCGGTTTGCACCAAAGAGCACCCACACGGACAAACTTCAGCGGTCGAAGCTAGAAAAAAACATTCATTACATGATTAAAACTTTTAGTAAATGTCTGTCGTTATGATttcgttatattttatttcacaattaGTGTATAGTAGAACACTTGGCTGCTGCCTCATGTTTACATAGAAAGTACTTACttctttattgtatttgttttaatttaaaataattaaattaaataattttaagactGTGGTAAACAATTGAACATTAATAACTAGAATGTATAGAATATATAGGTAATGCAAGACAACACAAAAATACTATGTAGGTTAAAAATAGCAAATGAAATGCAAAAccaactttattattatagcaatAAGGTCCAAATTACCCGTTTCGAAGCGATCCTCATTTCGTGCAGCAGTTTATCGCAAACTTCAGTACAATGACTCGGCAAGAACGCGACTAGCCATGAATGTTCTCTGCTCCATACGTCACTTATTTCTAGCACTTGTTCTTCTGTTAAACCGAAATCTGGAATGTTCTAGAATGTTTGAATCGAATCTAAGGTAGAAGTTGGGGAAAATATAGTAAAGAAATAAGAAGAATAGATTGTAATTTCGATACAAATAATTAGCAAATTATTCTAAGTATACAAAGGATACAGATAAATGATTCCAAAATTGATTAGCCGTGCTAAAATCGAAAACAGTTTACATCCCCTCCAGTTAATATCGCATAAAAATCAAGCTCTGGCATAACACTTAAAACTATAAACACAAGAActttaaacatacaataaaGAGCGTGTTTGCCGAGCacacatgtcagaagtgaaacttctttggcaagattcaaagataccaaaatcgtcgccttacctCATGACgcgacggtattgccatgacgcgaccttgaaatgatttcaataattatactCACTATCAATATCCTTAATCAGATCGACGAACTCAATAATGCTCTCCTTATCCGATTCTCCTCTGAATTTGTGCAACTTGCCCCTCTCTTGTACCGCGATCAGAGCGGTATTGCCGGATACTTTGCGACAATAGTCGTCCGTGTGTACCGTGCAGATCATTATACCAAACTGAAATAGGATAATAatcctaataatattataaaggcgaaagtttgtaagtatggatgtatggatgtatgggtgtttgttactctttcacgtaaaaactattGAATGGATTTGAATGAAACTTTACCACAATATAGCTTATacatcagaataacacataggataggttttatcccggaaataccacgggaacgggaactatgcgggttttcctttgaaaacgcgggcgaagccgcgggcggaaatctagtttatttataaattattttaattcagatTTTCATCCATATAGATGTCAGTATACCTTAAAACTATgttagtattataattatacaataaataatggaTAAATTGCTTTCTATTGAGAACTTTTTGTGGATCTCTAAAATtctacatttatattattttcaaaaagttAAATTGACATAAATGGATTTTTTGGCGGTAAAGTTTCGTTACTCGttggtaataaattaatgtaaaatctACAAGGgctgtatatatttaaataagacacaatattataaaaacaaatgatattttttttaaataaataataatagaacatCATTGTAAAAAGATGAAAAGCTTATATAATTTCGATCCTTCGAgtctgtttaatatttaaattgacaAAAAATTGATCCTCCGAGTCCGTTAAGTATTTCaattgacaaaaaaaatagttttctttactatagaaataaaaacttacacTGACTCCAGCCTCTCTAAACTCAAGTGCGACTTCCACAAACGGGTCAAGCATGTGCTGCCATGTCACCTTGTATGGGGCTACTATGAGCACCCAAGTCGATGCGTCTATGAGGAAAtagcatattatttattttagaaacgtagatttgataataaaacgaCAAACTTAAAATAGCAATGCTCATACACACAATACAATGTGGTACTCCTTCATCAGGGCGAGATCCCTGTGgcaaatttaattcaaaattgaaCCCTTTTTTAGTTTTgcaatttaacaaattatttatttataaaaattacaacttTAGAAAAAGACAGTTCAAATTAAATCATGATTtggtttattacattttttgagaacacttaaaaatattacacatcAAAAGCATGTGgtagtttaaataaatctataaacACTCGATAGAGTACAATTCTACACGATAAACTGATC contains:
- the LOC123694060 gene encoding PIH1 domain-containing protein 1-like gives rise to the protein MTKKSITLDVDPTIMEKNMRIVKDNPMEEELKKIFADTDTLPYKIVKPTPGFCVKTFTKPDNKKLFVNVCLTDAIPCPRDITNEELMQILSSEDPSSYRVPMSIGEGRMEPDKSGIPATVYDVAINPDFFTKIEKDDLFQTFFLTVVFEGLQDKYQFEADMSKYTVLKHRKSIGTLQSHRIQIRDVKQCEEKVKPLIEEIKKPVPKAETPAKKEIVYRLRREPPTGEIEYLLAEFKIPESVNIQDLNLEVGEDRIVLDSKGLYEPVDFFLPCSVDQDVIDAQLNRNYDMLSVKMPVIH